One region of Phycicoccus sp. M110.8 genomic DNA includes:
- a CDS encoding ubiquinol-cytochrome c reductase cytochrome b subunit has product MSTTSTARGADRLRADDPKHEAPHSPGAKAVGGVAGWLDDRTGAAKPFGYLLKKVFPDHWSFMLGEVAMYSMIICLLSGTFLTFWFVPSAGQVVYDGSYLPLKGITMSEAYRSTVDISFDIRGGLLIRQIHHWAALMFIVALSVHMLRVFFTGAFRKPREINWVIGCILSMLALVEGFAGYSLPDDLLSGTGLRAAEGFMRSVPVIGSYLSYFVFDGPFPGEAIIPRLYAVHVLLLPAILVGLFTAHIGLVFVHKHTQYPGPGRTNDNVVGYPVMPVYAAKAGGFFFIVFGVVALISAVVTINPIWAYGPYDPSPVTAGSQPDWYMGFADGALRLLPGWLEFTAFGFTFSFNVMIGAILLIPVMYGLMAAYPFLESWVTGDKREHHLLDRPRNNPTRTALGMAAMTMYGVLMFAAGNDIMAIKLHLSINDITHILRAAFFIAPVIVFWVTKRICLSLQRRDRDLVLHGRETGRIIRTADGQFFEQHEPLDEYTRWNLVQHDPHEVLQLEAATDEHGVASPTARKDKARAALSRFYFTDRIDPVTPAELAAAHHDGHGHEAIEAAPQEQEARPGLEAARREPPQRP; this is encoded by the coding sequence ATGAGCACCACATCAACCGCTCGCGGCGCCGACCGGCTCCGCGCTGACGACCCGAAGCACGAGGCTCCCCACTCCCCCGGCGCCAAGGCCGTCGGTGGTGTCGCGGGCTGGCTCGACGACCGCACGGGTGCGGCGAAGCCCTTCGGCTACCTGCTGAAGAAGGTCTTCCCGGACCACTGGTCGTTCATGCTCGGCGAAGTCGCCATGTACTCGATGATCATCTGCCTGCTCTCGGGCACGTTCCTCACGTTCTGGTTCGTGCCGAGCGCCGGCCAGGTCGTGTACGACGGCTCGTACCTGCCGCTCAAGGGCATCACGATGTCCGAGGCGTACCGCTCGACCGTCGACATCTCCTTCGACATCCGCGGTGGCCTGCTCATCCGGCAGATCCACCACTGGGCCGCGCTGATGTTCATCGTCGCGCTGTCGGTGCACATGCTGCGCGTGTTCTTCACGGGCGCGTTCCGCAAGCCGCGTGAGATCAACTGGGTCATCGGCTGCATCCTGTCGATGCTCGCGCTGGTCGAGGGCTTCGCCGGCTACTCGCTGCCGGACGACCTGCTGTCCGGCACCGGCCTGCGTGCCGCCGAGGGCTTCATGCGCTCGGTGCCGGTCATCGGCTCGTACCTGTCGTACTTCGTCTTCGACGGCCCGTTCCCCGGCGAGGCGATCATCCCCCGCCTGTACGCCGTCCACGTGCTGCTCCTGCCGGCGATCCTGGTCGGCCTGTTCACCGCCCACATCGGGCTCGTGTTCGTGCACAAGCACACGCAGTACCCCGGCCCGGGCCGCACCAACGACAACGTCGTGGGCTACCCCGTGATGCCGGTGTACGCCGCGAAGGCCGGTGGCTTCTTCTTCATCGTCTTCGGCGTCGTCGCCCTCATCTCGGCGGTCGTGACGATCAACCCGATCTGGGCGTACGGCCCCTACGACCCCTCACCGGTGACGGCCGGGTCCCAGCCGGACTGGTACATGGGCTTCGCCGACGGCGCCCTGCGCCTGCTGCCCGGCTGGCTGGAGTTCACCGCCTTCGGGTTCACGTTCAGCTTCAACGTCATGATCGGCGCCATCCTGCTCATCCCCGTGATGTACGGGCTCATGGCTGCCTACCCGTTCCTGGAGTCCTGGGTCACCGGTGACAAGCGCGAGCACCACCTGCTCGACCGCCCGCGCAACAACCCGACCCGCACGGCCCTGGGCATGGCGGCCATGACGATGTACGGCGTGCTCATGTTCGCCGCCGGCAACGACATCATGGCCATCAAGCTGCACCTGTCGATCAACGACATCACCCACATCCTGCGGGCGGCGTTCTTCATCGCCCCGGTCATCGTGTTCTGGGTGACCAAGCGGATCTGCCTGTCGCTGCAGCGCCGCGACCGCGACCTGGTCCTGCACGGCCGCGAGACCGGGCGCATCATCCGCACGGCGGACGGGCAGTTCTTCGAGCAGCACGAGCCGCTCGACGAGTACACCCGGTGGAACCTCGTCCAGCACGACCCCCACGAGGTCCTGCAGCTCGAGGCCGCGACCGACGAGCACGGGGTGGCCTCCCCCACCGCGCGCAAGGACAAGGCCCGTGCCGCCCTGTCGCGGTTCTACTTCACCGACCGCATCGACCCGGTCACCCCGGCCGAGCTCGCCGCCGCGCACCACGACGGCCACGGCCACGAGGCGATCGAGGCCGCTCCGCAGGAGCAGGAGGCCCGTCCCGGGCTCGAGGCCGCTCGCCGGGAGCCCCCGCAGCGTCCCTGA